In Mycolicibacterium aubagnense, the DNA window ACGCCGACACCAGCAGCTGCAGATTCCGGACGGTACTGAAGATGTCGGTGCTGTGGTCGCCGAGAGCCGACATCGCCCGGGACAGCTTGATCACGGTGTCGCGTGCGGTATCGCCCTGGCCGCGCAGGTTGTCCGCGGCGCTGTTGATGAATTCGCCTACCGCACTGGGTCCGCCGGGGCTGCTCGGCTGCAGCGAGTCGGTGAGCTTCTCCAGTTGTTGGCGGAAGTCGTCCCACTCCACCGGCACCACGGTGCGGTCGAGTGCGATGGTGGAGCCGGCCGCGAGCTTCGGACCGGTGGTGTAAGCGGGCACCAACTGAATTGCCCGCGCACTGACCAGCGACGGCGACAGGATCGCGGCGCGGACGTCGGCGGGCAGCGCATACTGCGAGTCCACCGAGAAGGTGACCTTGGCCGCATGCGGTTGCGGCTCGATCTTCTCGACCGTGCCGACGGTGACGCCCAGGATCCGGATGTCGTCGCCGGTGTACAGGCCGTTGGTGTTCGCAAAGTACGCGACGTAGGTGCTGCGCGCGGCGGTGACCCACCAGGAGCGGGTCAGCCCGGTGACCGCGACAACCAGGGTGACCACGAGACTGAGCGCGATGACGATCTGCCAGATGCGGCGGTTGCCGACGCGTTGAGAGGCTGCGGGGGTAGGCATGGTCACCGCCCTCCCACCGGCGAAACCGGATCCGAAACCACGCCCGGTGAACCGCTGGGCGAATTGTTCGACGGCGGTAGCGGCGTCACCGGCGGGACCGTCGGAGCGGGCACCTCACCGGGCGCCGGGCCCAGGGCCGGCGGCCCGGGCGCCGGACCACCCGGCGCAGGTGCGGGCAGCGGCTCCCGATAGGGGTAGCGCGGATCTCCCGGATTTCCGGTAATGGCATCGGGCAGAAACAGATTCGGTGGCCCACCTTGGCCGGTACGGGGATACGGCGTCGGCAGCGGCGGGGTACCGGGCTGACCGGCTCCTGGTTCGGTCAGTTGCGACGGCAGCAGCACGTTCGGGTCCAATCCCAGGTCGGAGAACGCCGCATCGACGAACGGCTGATCGAACTGTCCCGGGAACAGGTTGACGAGTGACGCTTTGAAGAACGGTCCGGCGCCGAGGACTTCACCGAATGACATCGCGTACCGACGCAGCAGGTACAGCGTGCGCTGCAGTTCCTTCTTGCGGTTGTCGAGGATGCCCAGTACTCCGTTGAGCTTGTCGAGGGCGGGTCTGAGCTGGGTCCGGTTGTCGTTGACCAGACCCGACAGCTGCGCAGTGGCGGCGCCGACATTGTCCATCAACGTCTGGACCGAATTATGCTGCGCCAAAATCTCACTCAGCAGCGCATCGGTGTTCACCACCAACCGCGCGATCTGGTCGCTGCGCTTGGCCAGCACTGAGGTCACCTTGTTGGCGTCGGCGAGCAGCTGCCGTAGCTTCGCGTCGCGGGTGCCGAGAGTATCGGAGAACCGCGCCACGCCCTCCAACGCCAACTTCAGATCAGGCGGCGTGTTCTGGAATGTCTGCGCCAGCGTCTTGAGCGCCGAGGACAGCTGGGTGGTGTCGAGGCCGCTGATGGTGGTCGTCAGATCGCCCAAGGCCGCCGGCAGATCGTAGGGCGAGGTGGTGCGCTCAATCGGGATGGGACCGTTCAGATTTCGGTCACCACGCGGCGTCAGCTCCAGCACTTTCGTACCGAGCACCGTTTCG includes these proteins:
- a CDS encoding MCE family protein — its product is MKPLAERNRVAVGATGIVLIVAIVAAAFSYDKIPFIKGTSDYQAYFADAGGIKTGSDVRVSGLGVGRVSGIHLEGAKVLVDFTVRDGVELGDRTEAAIKTETVLGTKVLELTPRGDRNLNGPIPIERTTSPYDLPAALGDLTTTISGLDTTQLSSALKTLAQTFQNTPPDLKLALEGVARFSDTLGTRDAKLRQLLADANKVTSVLAKRSDQIARLVVNTDALLSEILAQHNSVQTLMDNVGAATAQLSGLVNDNRTQLRPALDKLNGVLGILDNRKKELQRTLYLLRRYAMSFGEVLGAGPFFKASLVNLFPGQFDQPFVDAAFSDLGLDPNVLLPSQLTEPGAGQPGTPPLPTPYPRTGQGGPPNLFLPDAITGNPGDPRYPYREPLPAPAPGGPAPGPPALGPAPGEVPAPTVPPVTPLPPSNNSPSGSPGVVSDPVSPVGGR
- a CDS encoding MCE family protein — its product is MPTPAASQRVGNRRIWQIVIALSLVVTLVVAVTGLTRSWWVTAARSTYVAYFANTNGLYTGDDIRILGVTVGTVEKIEPQPHAAKVTFSVDSQYALPADVRAAILSPSLVSARAIQLVPAYTTGPKLAAGSTIALDRTVVPVEWDDFRQQLEKLTDSLQPSSPGGPSAVGEFINSAADNLRGQGDTARDTVIKLSRAMSALGDHSTDIFSTVRNLQLLVSALSSSSDLLAAFNTNMAAITTALSSTPNNIADATRNLDTAVKDLRGFIAENREGLGVTFDHLNAITTALNDSRTDLKQVLHIAPTVFQNFTNIYDPAQSAITGILAPVNFADTVQFLCGAIQSAARENFAQSAKLCVQYLAPIIKNRQYNFLPIGGNPFVGATARPNEVTYSEPRLRPGGAPAQESPNPDPLPAEAPAAAPTDPSQGLAGLMVPPQGTQP